A region of Veillonellaceae bacterium DNA encodes the following proteins:
- a CDS encoding MetQ/NlpA family ABC transporter substrate-binding protein has protein sequence MNYRKTLAVSLAALAAAGLIAGCGGEKPAASKAAGSASKTTTIKVGVSPVPHEQIVNAVKDQLAKKGINVEIVEFTDYVQPNLALNDKSLDANFFQHKPYLDEFCKSRGLKLASVGAVHLEPMSVFSNKYKSLAELPDGASIAIPNDPTNGGRALLVLQSAGLIKLRDGAPVTATPQDIAENPHNLKFSELEAPQLPRSLADVDAAVININFALEAKLNPKDAIYTESKDSPYANIVAVRAGDENRPEIQELMIALTSPESKKFIEDTYKGAVIPAF, from the coding sequence ATGAACTACCGCAAAACTCTCGCCGTTTCCCTCGCTGCTCTTGCTGCCGCTGGTCTCATCGCCGGCTGCGGCGGAGAAAAACCGGCTGCTTCCAAGGCTGCAGGCTCTGCTTCCAAAACAACGACCATCAAAGTCGGCGTCTCCCCCGTTCCGCATGAACAGATCGTCAATGCAGTGAAGGATCAGCTTGCCAAGAAGGGCATCAATGTAGAAATCGTCGAATTCACTGACTATGTCCAGCCGAACCTGGCCTTGAACGACAAGAGCCTCGACGCAAATTTCTTCCAGCACAAACCGTACCTGGATGAATTCTGCAAATCCAGAGGCCTGAAGCTTGCTTCCGTCGGTGCTGTTCATCTTGAACCAATGTCCGTCTTCTCCAATAAGTACAAATCCCTCGCTGAACTGCCGGACGGCGCATCCATTGCCATTCCGAACGATCCGACCAATGGCGGCCGTGCTCTCCTCGTCCTCCAGTCTGCCGGCCTGATCAAACTCCGCGACGGTGCTCCTGTCACTGCCACCCCGCAGGATATTGCTGAAAACCCGCACAACCTGAAATTCTCCGAACTCGAAGCTCCGCAGCTTCCAAGATCCCTGGCTGACGTCGATGCTGCTGTCATCAACATCAACTTTGCCCTGGAAGCCAAGCTGAATCCGAAGGATGCCATCTACACAGAAAGCAAGGACTCCCCGTACGCTAACATCGTAGCTGTAAGAGCTGGCGATGAAAACCGTCCGGAAATCCAGGAACTGATGATAGCGCTCACCAGCCCTGAATCCAAGAAATTCATCGAAGACACCTACAAAGGCGCTGTCATTCCTGCATTCTGA
- a CDS encoding O-antigen ligase family protein: protein MGFSGLMHKACSREHVLYLLYLTLFLIPLNPFLFYAPLIPALILWLVNWRTSKEVSFRVPPYWGAGAVFLACSLLSTAVSKDSFFSIFNWSLQPLLYAAVYLMVFSTIRTVREKEKALYAFLAGALCVAAYGFFQYADAHDMAKDLTAQSWVDPERFPLLRRRMYSTLENPNLLGAYLLMIISALSSFFLYEKKGRRKYIFGLVLLVLLTCLALTYSRGAWVAAGGIVAGLAIFHDKRFGLLFLLVPIGLLFYHGQIAERFLSLFRGDDTSVDLRFALWESTRAMIEEHPLLGIGWGSYFLAYPDYNFFIQNDNVLIFHAHNMYLNMLAEVGIPGGLAFLAAFFAQGIIAYRIFKGGETAFDRAMGLGGMLAVISIAIISFGDHVLFSRSVSFCFWSLAGLWTSCISHAKEK from the coding sequence ATGGGTTTTTCCGGCCTGATGCATAAAGCATGCTCGCGCGAGCATGTCCTATATCTTTTATATTTGACGCTGTTCCTGATTCCGCTGAATCCATTCCTTTTCTACGCGCCCCTCATTCCGGCCCTCATTCTGTGGCTTGTCAACTGGCGCACATCAAAGGAAGTGTCCTTCCGCGTCCCTCCATACTGGGGAGCAGGGGCCGTCTTTTTAGCGTGTTCGCTTCTGTCCACGGCCGTATCCAAGGACAGCTTCTTCTCGATTTTCAACTGGTCGCTCCAGCCGCTTCTTTATGCGGCTGTCTACCTCATGGTCTTTTCCACGATTCGTACGGTCAGGGAAAAGGAAAAGGCGCTCTATGCCTTTCTGGCAGGCGCTCTCTGTGTGGCCGCTTACGGTTTCTTCCAATATGCGGATGCCCATGACATGGCAAAGGATCTTACAGCGCAGAGCTGGGTCGATCCGGAGAGGTTCCCGCTTCTCCGCCGCCGCATGTATTCGACGCTGGAGAATCCGAACCTTTTGGGTGCGTACCTTCTGATGATCATCAGCGCGCTTTCCTCTTTCTTCCTCTATGAGAAGAAGGGGAGGAGAAAGTACATTTTCGGGCTCGTCCTGCTGGTGCTCCTTACCTGCCTGGCGCTTACCTATTCCAGAGGCGCGTGGGTGGCTGCCGGAGGCATCGTGGCAGGCCTTGCCATTTTCCATGATAAGAGATTCGGGCTTTTGTTCCTGCTCGTTCCGATCGGCCTTCTCTTTTATCACGGACAGATTGCTGAACGTTTCCTCTCCCTTTTCAGAGGGGACGATACGTCCGTCGATCTCCGCTTCGCTCTCTGGGAAAGTACGAGAGCCATGATTGAAGAACATCCGCTTCTGGGCATCGGCTGGGGATCCTATTTCCTCGCATACCCGGATTACAATTTCTTTATACAGAATGACAATGTACTGATTTTCCATGCACACAACATGTACCTGAACATGCTGGCGGAAGTGGGGATCCCCGGTGGCCTTGCATTCCTGGCTGCGTTCTTTGCCCAGGGAATCATCGCCTACAGGATTTTCAAAGGAGGAGAGACTGCCTTTGACCGCGCCATGGGCCTTGGAGGCATGCTTGCCGTCATCTCGATTGCCATTATAAGCTTCGGGGACCATGTACTTTTTAGCCGCTCCGTATCATTTTGTTTCTGGAGTCTTGCGGGTTTGTGGACTTCATGCATAAGTCATGCAAAAGAAAAATAG
- a CDS encoding succinate CoA transferase → MIETNDSEFLSRIEDKALLSKVCDGKTAAAMISAGDIIGISGFTPCGYPKITMHELAERMKETPFQVDIWTGASTGSQIDTELVAVNGVRNRMPYQTNANLRKAINAGKVNYYDLHLSHVAQQVRAGFFTNVKGERVTGPDFAVVEACKIGPNGEIYPTTAIGNSPVYVDTAKKVIVEVNTTQPLGLVGMADIYMRKNPPHCEPIPILHAGDRIGTPYIKCDPSKIVAVVPCDMPDVTRALAPLDDDAEAMGNNLVEFLTNEVKQGRLPENLLPLQSGVGNVANAVIHGLVESQFKNLSVYTEVIQDGMFDLIDRDKIDMISGTSLSPSPEGLKRFYDNIEKYNKKIVLRPQEISNNGEVVRRIGVIGMNTALEMDIYGHVNSTHVTGTKLMNGIGGSGDFARNAFLSCFFCHSSAKGGKISAVVPMCSHVDHTEHDTHVFISEQGVADVRGLSPKERAKVIINNVAHPSFRDQLMDYYERAVAACGHSQTPHILPEAFKFHESLAETGDMHFKK, encoded by the coding sequence ATGATCGAAACCAATGATAGTGAATTCCTTAGCAGGATTGAAGACAAAGCCCTTCTCTCCAAGGTCTGCGACGGCAAGACAGCTGCTGCAATGATCAGCGCAGGGGATATCATCGGTATTTCCGGATTTACGCCATGCGGCTATCCGAAAATTACAATGCATGAACTCGCAGAACGCATGAAAGAAACCCCATTCCAGGTAGATATCTGGACCGGCGCTTCCACAGGTTCCCAGATCGACACCGAACTGGTTGCTGTAAACGGCGTTAGAAACCGTATGCCATACCAGACAAACGCTAACCTGAGAAAAGCAATCAACGCAGGCAAAGTCAACTACTACGATCTGCACCTGTCTCATGTAGCACAGCAGGTTCGCGCTGGCTTCTTCACCAACGTTAAAGGCGAACGCGTAACCGGCCCGGATTTCGCAGTCGTTGAAGCATGCAAGATCGGACCGAACGGCGAAATCTACCCGACAACCGCTATCGGCAACTCTCCGGTATATGTAGACACCGCTAAGAAAGTCATTGTCGAAGTCAACACCACTCAGCCACTCGGCCTCGTAGGCATGGCTGATATTTACATGCGCAAGAACCCGCCGCATTGCGAACCGATTCCGATTCTCCACGCTGGCGATCGTATCGGCACACCGTACATCAAATGCGATCCGTCCAAGATCGTAGCTGTTGTTCCTTGCGACATGCCAGACGTAACCCGTGCACTGGCTCCGCTCGATGACGACGCAGAAGCAATGGGCAACAACCTGGTAGAATTCCTGACAAACGAAGTTAAACAGGGCAGACTTCCGGAAAACCTGCTTCCGCTGCAGTCTGGCGTAGGCAACGTTGCTAACGCAGTTATCCACGGCCTCGTTGAATCCCAGTTCAAGAACCTGTCCGTATACACCGAAGTTATTCAGGATGGTATGTTCGACCTGATCGACAGAGACAAGATCGACATGATTTCCGGTACTTCCCTGTCTCCATCTCCGGAAGGCCTGAAACGCTTCTATGACAACATCGAAAAATACAACAAGAAGATCGTTCTGCGTCCGCAGGAAATCTCCAACAACGGTGAAGTTGTTCGTCGTATCGGCGTTATCGGCATGAACACCGCTCTTGAAATGGATATTTACGGCCACGTAAACTCCACCCATGTAACAGGCACCAAGCTGATGAACGGTATCGGCGGTTCCGGCGACTTCGCTCGTAACGCATTCCTGTCCTGCTTCTTCTGCCACAGCTCCGCTAAGGGCGGCAAGATCTCCGCAGTTGTTCCGATGTGCTCCCATGTTGATCACACCGAACATGATACCCATGTATTCATCTCTGAACAGGGCGTCGCAGATGTTCGCGGCCTGAGCCCGAAAGAAAGAGCAAAGGTTATCATCAACAACGTTGCTCATCCGTCCTTCAGAGATCAGCTCATGGACTACTATGAAAGAGCAGTTGCTGCATGCGGCCACAGCCAGACCCCGCACATTCTTCCGGAAGCTTTCAAATTCCATGAAAGCCTGGCAGAAACCGGCGATATGCACTTCAAGAAATAA
- a CDS encoding methylmalonyl-CoA mutase family protein, with amino-acid sequence MSNESLKAKLDAYNAEYAKQTAKHPERVGLKHKNLYTPLDLEGFDYERDLGFPGEYPYTRGVQPTMYRGRLWTMRMYAGFATAEESNKRYRYLIANGGSGLSVAFDLPTQIGYDSDDKMAEGEVGKVGVAIDTLKDMEILFDQIDLGKVSTSMTINAPASVLLAMYIAVAEKQGVPASALRGTIQNDILKEYSARGTYIFPVKPSMRLITNIFEYCSKNVPKWNTISISGYHIREAGSTAAQEIAFTIADGIAYIEAALKAGMHIDDFAPRLSFFWNAHNNVLEEVAKFRASRRLWATILRERFHAENPKSMKLRFHTQTAGSMLTAQQPNNNIVRVALQTAAAVMGGTQSLHTNSRDEALALPTTESVTIALRTQQIVAYESGLADVVDPLGGSYYVEAMTNAIEAEAKEYIRKIDEMGGAVEAIDKGYIQKEIQDSAYAWQMAVESGEKTIVGVNKFTMEEPPVEGLLKVDASAGEFQKKKLAKVKADRDNAKVQEELKKLEVAAADEDTNLMPVILDCVRAYCSLGEICGVLRKVFGEYKPHNTL; translated from the coding sequence ATGTCTAACGAATCCCTGAAAGCTAAACTTGATGCCTACAATGCAGAATATGCAAAACAGACGGCAAAACATCCGGAAAGAGTTGGTCTTAAACATAAGAACCTGTACACACCACTCGATCTTGAAGGTTTTGATTATGAAAGAGACCTCGGTTTCCCGGGCGAATATCCATACACCCGTGGCGTACAGCCGACCATGTATCGTGGCCGTCTCTGGACCATGCGTATGTATGCAGGCTTCGCAACCGCTGAAGAATCCAACAAACGTTATCGTTACCTGATTGCTAACGGCGGATCTGGTCTGTCCGTAGCATTCGACCTTCCAACCCAGATCGGCTATGACTCCGATGATAAGATGGCTGAAGGCGAAGTTGGTAAAGTAGGCGTTGCTATTGATACACTGAAAGATATGGAAATCCTGTTCGATCAGATCGACCTGGGCAAAGTTTCCACATCCATGACCATCAACGCACCGGCATCCGTTCTGCTCGCTATGTACATTGCAGTTGCTGAAAAACAGGGCGTTCCTGCTTCCGCACTCCGCGGCACAATTCAGAACGATATTCTGAAGGAATACTCCGCTCGCGGCACCTACATTTTCCCGGTTAAACCATCCATGCGTTTAATCACCAACATTTTTGAATACTGCTCCAAGAACGTTCCGAAGTGGAACACCATCTCCATTTCCGGTTACCACATCCGTGAAGCTGGTTCCACCGCTGCTCAGGAAATCGCATTCACCATCGCTGATGGTATTGCTTACATCGAAGCAGCTCTGAAAGCTGGCATGCACATCGATGATTTCGCTCCGCGTCTGTCCTTCTTCTGGAATGCACACAACAACGTACTCGAAGAAGTCGCTAAATTCCGCGCTTCCCGTCGTCTGTGGGCTACAATCCTGAGAGAAAGATTCCACGCTGAAAACCCGAAATCCATGAAACTGCGTTTCCACACCCAGACCGCAGGCTCCATGCTGACAGCTCAGCAGCCAAACAACAACATCGTTCGTGTTGCTCTGCAGACAGCAGCAGCTGTTATGGGCGGAACACAGTCCCTGCACACCAACTCCCGTGATGAAGCTCTGGCTCTGCCAACCACTGAATCCGTAACCATCGCTCTGCGTACACAGCAGATCGTTGCTTATGAATCCGGCCTGGCTGATGTAGTTGATCCGCTCGGCGGCTCCTACTATGTTGAAGCTATGACCAATGCTATCGAAGCTGAAGCTAAAGAATACATCAGAAAGATCGATGAAATGGGCGGCGCTGTAGAAGCTATTGATAAAGGCTACATCCAGAAGGAAATTCAGGACTCCGCTTATGCTTGGCAGATGGCTGTTGAATCCGGCGAAAAGACAATCGTTGGCGTCAACAAGTTCACAATGGAAGAACCACCGGTTGAAGGCCTGCTGAAGGTTGATGCATCCGCTGGTGAATTCCAGAAGAAGAAACTGGCTAAAGTTAAGGCAGATCGTGATAATGCAAAGGTTCAGGAAGAACTGAAGAAGCTGGAAGTTGCAGCTGCTGATGAAGACACCAACCTGATGCCAGTTATTCTCGACTGCGTACGTGCTTATTGCTCCCTCGGCGAAATCTGCGGAGTACTCCGTAAGGTATTCGGCGAATACAAACCGCACAACACACTTTAA
- a CDS encoding cobalamin B12-binding domain-containing protein, whose amino-acid sequence MAEKRIRVLVAKPGLDGHDRGAKVIARALRDAGMEVIYTGLRQTVEQIVEAADAEDVDVVALSLLSGAHNTLFPEVVKALEAKGMGDVLVIGGGVIPAADIPGLEKAGVKAIFTPGTPTKEVIDFIKANVK is encoded by the coding sequence ATGGCAGAAAAACGTATCAGAGTACTCGTAGCTAAACCGGGTCTTGATGGACATGATCGCGGCGCAAAGGTTATTGCCCGTGCACTCCGTGATGCAGGCATGGAAGTTATTTACACAGGTCTTCGCCAGACCGTTGAACAGATCGTTGAAGCAGCTGACGCAGAAGACGTTGATGTAGTAGCACTGTCCCTGCTGTCCGGCGCTCACAACACACTGTTCCCGGAAGTTGTCAAAGCTCTCGAAGCTAAAGGTATGGGCGACGTACTCGTTATCGGCGGCGGCGTAATTCCGGCTGCTGATATCCCAGGTCTGGAAAAAGCAGGCGTAAAGGCAATCTTCACACCTGGCACACCAACCAAGGAAGTTATTGACTTCATCAAAGCAAACGTAAAATAA
- the meaB gene encoding methylmalonyl Co-A mutase-associated GTPase MeaB yields MEFSMKDFWNGNRRALARAITIVEDERDGFEDIMKDIYHHTGRAQVIGITGAPGAGKSTLSDALIKQYRKQGKTVGIVAVDPTSPFSGGAILGDRIRMNDLTLDKGVYIRSMGTRGSLGGLSRKTADAVKLMDAFGLDVIFIETVGVGQSEVDIVKNADTTLVVLVPGLGDDIQAIKAGILEIGDVFVINKCDRDGADRLNVEIEMMLDLGEAQNWRPPIERTIANKDQGVEDVVAALGDHRKYLEESGLLEERRRERARSEILEMIHDRISRHIEENVSKTGEFNGYVEDVFERKTDPFTVVDSIVDKIFK; encoded by the coding sequence ATGGAATTTTCTATGAAAGATTTTTGGAATGGAAATAGACGCGCCTTAGCGAGAGCAATTACCATCGTTGAAGACGAACGTGATGGCTTTGAAGATATCATGAAAGATATCTATCACCATACCGGTCGTGCTCAGGTCATCGGTATCACTGGTGCGCCTGGTGCGGGTAAGAGCACACTGTCTGATGCCCTCATAAAGCAGTATCGCAAACAGGGTAAAACAGTAGGCATCGTCGCTGTCGATCCTACCAGTCCGTTCTCGGGCGGCGCCATTCTTGGCGACCGTATTCGTATGAACGACCTGACGTTGGATAAGGGTGTTTATATCCGTAGTATGGGTACACGCGGCAGTCTCGGGGGTTTGTCCCGCAAGACCGCAGATGCGGTTAAACTGATGGATGCTTTCGGTCTCGATGTTATTTTCATCGAAACAGTAGGCGTAGGACAGTCCGAAGTCGATATCGTTAAGAATGCGGATACCACACTTGTTGTGCTCGTACCCGGACTTGGCGACGATATTCAGGCAATCAAGGCTGGTATCCTTGAAATCGGTGACGTATTTGTCATCAATAAATGTGATCGCGACGGCGCAGATCGTTTGAATGTTGAGATCGAAATGATGCTCGATCTGGGCGAAGCTCAGAACTGGCGTCCACCGATCGAAAGAACGATCGCGAACAAAGACCAGGGTGTAGAAGATGTAGTAGCAGCTCTGGGTGATCATAGGAAGTATCTCGAAGAATCCGGCTTGCTGGAAGAACGCAGACGCGAACGCGCACGCAGCGAGATACTCGAAATGATTCACGACCGCATTTCCCGTCATATTGAAGAAAATGTCTCCAAGACGGGTGAATTCAATGGCTACGTGGAAGACGTATTTGAAAGGAAAACTGATCCATTCACTGTCGTCGATTCCATCGTGGACAAAATATTCAAATAA
- a CDS encoding VOC family protein, translated as MAFKVLCVDHVGVAVKDLALIKQQMKDILGLDPSLPDETVEDQHVTTSFFKPSPQTEACELEFLGSTTPDGPIARFIEKSNGGKNGFQHVALRVDDIEACLADLQAKEVPLIDKKWRVGAGGCHIAFLHPKATGLLLELTERPGGPSFNK; from the coding sequence ATGGCATTCAAAGTTTTGTGTGTCGATCATGTAGGCGTAGCTGTTAAAGACCTGGCTCTTATTAAACAGCAGATGAAAGACATTCTGGGACTGGATCCATCCCTGCCGGATGAAACCGTTGAAGATCAGCATGTAACAACAAGCTTCTTCAAACCATCTCCGCAGACCGAAGCTTGCGAACTCGAATTCCTGGGTTCCACAACTCCGGATGGCCCGATCGCTCGTTTCATTGAAAAATCCAACGGCGGCAAGAACGGCTTCCAGCATGTTGCTCTTCGTGTTGACGACATCGAAGCATGCCTCGCAGATCTGCAGGCTAAAGAAGTTCCGCTCATCGACAAGAAATGGCGTGTCGGTGCAGGCGGCTGTCACATCGCATTCTTGCATCCAAAGGCTACCGGCCTTCTGCTTGAACTGACAGAACGCCCTGGCGGCCCGTCCTTCAATAAATAA
- a CDS encoding methylmalonyl-CoA carboxyltransferase — translation MATVEERIELLHKNLAHVEAMGGEKRVEKQHAKGKLTARERLALLFDEGTFVEVNALVKSRCHNFGQEKKDLPGEGVVTGYGTVDGRLVFAFAQDFTVEGGSLGEMHAAKIVHVNELALKVGAPCVGLNDSGGARIQEAVDALSGYGKIFWCNTIASGVIPQISAIMGPSAGGAVYSPALTDFIYMVKKTSQMFLTGPAVVESVTGEKITAEALGGAMTHNRTSGVAQFAAENDEDCIKQIRYLLSFLPSNNMEDAPIVETGDDPTRTDPALDTIMPESSNAPYNMYDVLKSIVDNGEYYDVAKEFAKNIITCFARMDGQTVGIIANQPAFMAGCLDYNASDKAARFIRFCDCFNIPVLNVVDVPGFLPGKQQEYAGVIRHGAKMLFAYCEATVPKITMILRKAYGGSYIAMCSREQGADQVFAWPTAEIAVMGPAGAANIIFKKDPNKEERTKEYVEEFATPYKAAERGYVDAVIDPRNTRPTIINALKMLASKHEVHPAKKHGNIPL, via the coding sequence ATGGCAACTGTTGAAGAAAGAATTGAACTTCTCCATAAGAACCTCGCTCATGTTGAGGCTATGGGTGGCGAAAAACGTGTTGAAAAACAGCATGCAAAAGGCAAACTGACCGCTCGTGAAAGACTCGCTCTTCTGTTTGATGAAGGCACTTTCGTTGAAGTCAATGCCCTCGTAAAATCCCGCTGCCACAACTTCGGCCAGGAAAAGAAAGATCTCCCGGGCGAAGGCGTTGTAACAGGTTACGGCACTGTTGATGGAAGATTGGTATTTGCATTCGCTCAGGACTTCACCGTTGAAGGCGGCTCCCTTGGTGAAATGCACGCTGCAAAGATCGTTCACGTAAATGAACTGGCTCTCAAAGTCGGTGCACCTTGCGTAGGCCTGAACGATTCCGGCGGAGCTCGTATTCAGGAAGCTGTCGATGCCCTCTCCGGCTACGGCAAGATTTTCTGGTGCAACACCATCGCTTCCGGCGTAATCCCGCAGATTTCTGCAATCATGGGACCATCCGCAGGCGGCGCTGTTTACTCCCCGGCTCTGACCGACTTCATTTACATGGTTAAGAAAACATCCCAGATGTTCCTGACCGGCCCGGCTGTCGTTGAATCCGTCACCGGCGAAAAGATCACCGCTGAAGCACTCGGCGGCGCTATGACCCATAACCGTACATCCGGCGTAGCTCAGTTCGCAGCTGAAAACGACGAAGACTGCATTAAACAGATTCGTTACCTGCTCAGCTTCCTCCCGAGCAACAACATGGAAGACGCTCCGATCGTAGAAACCGGAGACGATCCGACCAGAACTGATCCAGCTCTGGACACCATTATGCCGGAAAGCTCCAATGCACCGTACAATATGTATGATGTACTGAAATCCATTGTTGATAATGGCGAATACTACGATGTAGCTAAGGAATTCGCAAAGAACATCATCACCTGCTTCGCTCGTATGGACGGACAGACTGTTGGTATCATTGCTAACCAGCCAGCATTCATGGCAGGCTGCCTTGACTACAACGCATCCGATAAAGCAGCTCGCTTCATTCGTTTCTGCGACTGCTTCAACATTCCGGTTCTGAACGTTGTCGACGTTCCTGGCTTCCTGCCTGGCAAACAGCAGGAATATGCCGGCGTAATTCGTCACGGCGCTAAGATGCTGTTCGCATACTGCGAAGCTACAGTTCCGAAGATCACCATGATTCTGCGTAAAGCTTACGGCGGCTCCTACATCGCTATGTGCTCCCGTGAACAGGGCGCTGACCAGGTATTTGCTTGGCCAACCGCTGAAATCGCAGTTATGGGACCTGCAGGCGCAGCTAACATCATCTTCAAGAAAGACCCGAACAAAGAAGAACGCACAAAGGAATATGTCGAGGAATTCGCTACTCCTTACAAAGCTGCAGAACGTGGCTATGTAGATGCAGTAATCGATCCAAGAAATACCCGCCCAACAATCATCAATGCACTGAAGATGCTTGCTTCCAAGCACGAAGTACATCCGGCAAAGAAACACGGAAACATTCCGCTCTAA
- a CDS encoding acetyl-CoA carboxylase biotin carboxyl carrier protein subunit: MRKFTVTVNGQDYDVVVKDGGAAAAAPAPAAAPAPAPAPAPAPAPAAAPAGAGESVEAPMPGKVIRINKHVGDAVAAGDEVLVLEAMKMGNPIMAPCDGKITSMQAQEGQSVQGGDPLFTVG, translated from the coding sequence ATGAGAAAATTTACTGTAACAGTTAACGGCCAGGATTACGATGTAGTAGTTAAAGACGGCGGCGCTGCAGCAGCAGCTCCGGCTCCGGCAGCAGCTCCAGCTCCGGCTCCGGCTCCGGCTCCAGCTCCGGCTCCGGCAGCAGCTCCTGCAGGTGCAGGCGAATCCGTAGAAGCTCCAATGCCTGGTAAAGTCATCCGCATCAACAAACATGTTGGTGACGCAGTAGCAGCAGGCGATGAAGTCCTCGTACTCGAAGCTATGAAGATGGGCAACCCGATCATGGCTCCATGCGATGGCAAGATCACCTCTATGCAGGCTCAGGAAGGCCAGTCCGTACAGGGCGGCGATCCGCTGTTCACCGTTGGCTAA